The genomic window TGGCTTGGAGCTCACCGGCGGATTCACCAACGGCTGGGACGGCCTCAATCCGTACACCGAGGGCGGGATGTTCCAGATGGAGAACGGCGGGCTTTCCTGGGCGACCCCGTGGGGAGTCTACGGTGTCACCTTCGCGAACATGCAGTCGGCCTTTGGGGAGGTAACAGCGCCGCTCTACCCCGAGGTCGCGATGCAGAGCTGGCAGATCTACGGGCAGCAGACGGTCTACGCGAGCGAAAGCTTCCGCTGGACGATGAACGAGCGACTCACCTCGATGAACTTCATTGAGGATGTCTTCCAGGGTGCGATCCGGCTCCTCTCCCAGGATTACGGGACGGCCCAGCTCGGCACCACGCTGAGCCAGAGCTTCCGGACCCTGGGGCTTCCCGCGCAGGTCACCGGAACCGTCTACGGCGTTCGGGGAACGCAGCTCGGGGCCTTCTCCGGCGTGCAAGGCGCGCCGCTGGAGGGACCAGGCGTGCCGACGGCCAACTTCACCTACTACCGGGGCAACTTCAGCTATGCGCAGACGCTGCCCGAGGGGATGCAGCTGGTGCTGACGGGCTATGGGCAGATCTCGGAAAATTCGCTGCCGATCATGGAGTATTTTGTCCTGGGCGGGATGGGGAACCTGGCCGCGTGGTATCCGGGTGTCCTCTACGGAGATACGGGCTACATCACCCGCGCCGCCCTTTCCGCCCCCCCCGTCGAGGCGTGGGGATTCCGGATCGCGGGGCAATTCTTCGCAGAGACCGGCGGGTCCCGCTTCACCTATACGCCCGGTCCCGGCCCGGCTTGGCACTACCTGACCGACGTCGGGCTCGGGCTCGACATGGTCCACCGCTATGGAACGACGATCAGCGCCATGGCGGCCCTGCCGCTGGACGCTTCGATGATCGGACCCACGGACAACCCGCACGGCTACTTTGCGGGCGGACGGGTAGCGGTGCTTTTTGTCTTGCGGCAGAACTTTTAGCTGATTCAATGGAGGGGCATGGCGAGCCGTGTGACGATCTCTGGGAAGGGGAGAATGGTTTCGCAGGGGCGAAGCCGCGGGCGCATTCGTGTCCTGCTCCTGGTTCTGCTGAGCGCGTCGGGCTTGGCCCTTGCGGCGCGAGCCCAATCGAGCGATCCGGTCGTCGCCTCCGTCAACGGGGTCGAGATCCGGCAGTCGGAGGTGAGGAAGGCGTTGTCGGGTGCGGGTATCGCGAACCCGACCCCCGAAGCCGAGCGCAGCGCCATCAATGCGCTGATCCAGCAGGAGCTTCTCGTTCAGGAGGCTTATAAATCGGAGCTCGAGAAGTCGGCGGAGGTGAAGGCGGCGGTGGCCGAGGCCACGCGAAAGATTCTGGCGAACGCAGCACTCCAGCAGCAGCTGGGGCGGAGGAAGCTCGCTGACGAGGAGTTGCGCCGGCGTTATGAGCGCGCGATCGCGACGCTTCCCCGGCGGGAATATCGCCTGCGCCACATTGTGACGGAGACCCGGAGCGAGGCGGCCGTGGTGTTGGACCGGCTGCAGAAGGGGGTCAACTTTTCGATTCTGGCCCGCGGTTCCCTCGACAAGGCGACCGCCGATCGAGGCGGAGAGGTCGGATGGCAGAGTGCCCAAACCCTTCCGACCTCGGCACTCGCCTTGGTCGAGAAGCTCCAGCTCGGGCAGATCGGGGGTCCCATCCTCTCGGGGGCCGGCTGGGAGGTCATCCAGCTCCTGGAATTGCGTCCGGTGAAGGTGCCGAGCTTTGCCGAGGCCAAGCCCCAGCTTCAGCAGCAGCTCCAGCAGGAGACGGCGCAGCAGCTCGTGCAGCAGCTCGCGGCTGGCGCGCAGATCGAGGCATTCCTGGCGCCGCCTCCCGGGGAGCCCGTTGCGGCAACCGCTCACTGAGGGAACGTGGCGGATCCAGCGCAGGCCAGCGGTGGGGGAAGATGGCTTCGCGGGGGGGCTGCGGGGCTGCTTGCGATCCTGCTCTGCGTAGCTGGCTGCGCCCATCAGGATGCGGTACAGGTCCGGCATCTGACGACCGCCCGGTATCTTCCCTCCCGTTACGTTCAGGTCTACCGGAAGGCGCCCGAGGGCCCGTATGAGAAGATCGCGGTGCTCGAAGCGAGCGGCCAGCCGGAAACCCCGAAGAGCCAGCTCCTGGGATCGATCCTGGAGAAGGCGCGGGAGCTGGGTGCGGAGGCGGTGATCGTGGAGGACAAGAGCCAGCCGATCGGCAATCCCTTGGTCATGAATCCGACCGGAGGAATGTACACGGTCAATCCCGGGATGCAGATGATCCCCCGTCTTCGGGCCACGGCGATCCGGTTTGCGACGGAACCCGCTTCCTGAGGAAGACCGGTCCGGGTTCCTCCGGGCGCAGATCCAGCGGTCCCAGGCAAGGGACGGCCGCTATCGGGATGGGGAATCGCCAGAGGCGCAACCGGCCCGGGGAGGGAAGACCCCCTTCCGCGCGGTTCGCAAGGCCCGCTCCAACGACCGAAGGAGACGACGGACTCGGCACGCCCGGCGGAATCCCAGGAAGCGGACAAGCCAGCGGACGTGGGGCTCCGCCGCTTCCACAAGCGCCCGTTCGCTCCACAGGTCCAGCGAATGCGCCTCTTGGGAGAGCGGTTCCACAAGCTCCGGGGCGAGCCGGTCGAGCACCCGGAGGATCCGGGCATATTCTCCCTGGGCCGCCGCCTGGCGCGGTCGGGTCCATTCGCCCAGAAGTTGCAGCTCCCGGGTGGCGTCCTGGACCATCTGAGCGCGCCAGCGGAGGGCTTCGGGGATGTTCGAGGAGGTGAGGCTCTCGAGGTGGCAGACCCGGTAGACGGCACCGGGGGTGGGGGTATAGCGGAAGCGCAAGCCCGCTCGGATGGCCCGCCAGTAGATCTGATAATCGTCGTAGTAGTCGGTGGGAAGGTTCTTCCAGCCGCCCAGGGCGAGAAGCTTCGCCCGGCGCCAGAGGAGGGCGCCGTTTTGGGGAAACTGCGAGGAGAGCCAGGTGCGGGGAAGATCCTGGGGATCGTCGATCGGTTGGAGAAGGCGGGATGCGACACGTCCCTGGCTCCACCGCTCGAGGAGGTAGGGGGAAAAGAGGACGTCCGCATCGGCCAGGCTTCCGGCCTCGGCGATCTGGGTGGCGATCTTTTCTGGCAAGAGATAGTCGTCGTGATCGAGCCACTGGATCCACTCCCCCGAGGCCTCCTGGAGGAGCTCCTGGCGGGCGAGGCTGCTCCGGCCGGTCCGGGCTTGGAGGAGCCGGATGCGGTCCCCGAAGGCGGCGATTCGGTCCGGGGTCCCATCGCTGGAGCCGTCGTCGAGGACGAGGATCTCCGTCTGGGGCCCGCTTTGGGCCCGGGCGCTCTCGATCGCCGGGACGATCCAGGGCCCCGCGTTGTAGGCGGGGATGGCGATCGTCACGAGGGGGGAGGGGGGGGTCATCCAAGGAGCCGTTCGGGCGGATGGAAAAGGTTAGCGCCGCGAACCAGATTCCGGCAATAACTCCTTCCAGCATGGAGCTCGTCTCGATCGCCATCCTCTCCCCGGCCAACGGGGAGGAAGCCGGAAGGCTGATCGAGGAAGCCCGGAGCCAGAGCTGGGGGAAGAAGGAGATCCTGGTCGTTGATGCTCCGGAGGGGCTCCTCCCACGGGCTCGGGGGGAGTGGATCCAGTGGCTGCGGGAGGGAGAGCGGCTCTCTCCCACCAAGATTGAGGAGCAGCTTGCCCAGGCGGGGAAGCTCCCCCGAGGGGATCTGCTCGCCTCCCCCTATCGGCTGGGGGGGGGAGAGGGCGCTCTGGCTCTTGATCCCCGGAGGGAGCCGCTGAGCTACGTGGCGCGCTTGGGGAGGGCCTTCCCCTTTGTCGGGCCTCTTCTCTGGTCACGGGCAGCGCTCCGCGCCTTCCTCCGTCAGAAGCAGGCGCCTCCTTCGAGGATGAGGATTGGGCTGGGCGAGCGCCCGGGTTGTGACTGCCCGGGAGTCGAAAGGGAGCCGACACGGGCCGAATGGAGCCGGGTCTTGGCGTGGGCGCTCGCTCTTGCTGCGGCCGCGCAGGAGGAGGGAGCGGGGAGGAGACTTTCTCCGGAAGGGGAGCGTCTGCTTTCTCTGCTGGAGGAGGTCGATGCATCCCTGGTGCCAAAGCCAAGGAACCTCCTGGCGCAGGCCAGGCACCAGGCAAACGCGACGAGGGAAGGGTTGCGCCAGATGGAGGCCGGCTTTCGACGGGGAAGGAGGCAGCTCCTCCACCGGATCGGCCTCCGAAAGCGGCCGGGCACGGCGGGCCGAGCCGGGCCGGAGGCGGAGGCCTACGCCGCCTGGCTTGCCGCCTATCAAGCGCTGGACGAGGCGGATCGGGAGGAGATTCGAAAGGAGATCGGCCGATTCCCGAGGAAGCCGCTGCTCTCGGTCCTCCTGCCGGTCTTCAATACCCCGGAGAGGTGGCTCCAGCGGGCGATCGACTCGATCCGGGAGCAGCTCTACCCCCACTGGGAGCTTTGTCTCGCCGATGACGGGTCGACTCTCCCCCATATCCGTCCCTTGCTCGAGCGAAACCGGGAAGGGGATCCGCGGATCCGGGTGGTCTTTCGGGAAGAGTCCGGAGGGATCGCTGCCGCCTCGAATAGCGCGCTTGCCCTCGCGCGGGGAGAATGGATCGTGCTGGTCGATCACGATGATGAGCTGCCCGAGGAGGCGTTTTTCCTGGTCGCCCGCGAGATCCTGCGTGATCCCGAGATTCGGCTCCTCTATTCGGACGAGGACAAGATCGATGAGGCGGGCCGCCCCTTCCACCCCTGCTTCAAGCCCGATTTTTCCTACGACCTTCTGCTTTCGGAAAACTGCATCAACCATCTCGGTGTCTACCAGGCAGAGCTTTTCCATTCCCTGGGAGGCTTTCGGAGCGGCTTCGACGGGAGCCAGGACTACGACTTGGCGCTTCGTTTCGTGGAAAAGCTCGAGGCCCGGCAGATCCGCCACATTCCCCGGGTGCTCTACCACTGGCGGGCGATCGAGACATCAGGAGCGGCTCGGGAGGAGGCGAAGCCCTACGCCTATGAGGCAGCCCGAAAGGCGATCCGGGACCATCTCGAACGGCTAGGAGAGTCCGCGGAGGTGCTCTCGACCCGCATTCCCTGGGGGCATCGGGTGCGGAGGAGGGTTCCGGGAGATCTTTCCGTCAGCCTTCTTCTTGGGTCGGGAAGCGATGAGGAGGGGCTGTGGAAGGCGATCGGGGCGCTTCGGGGCGAGGCCGAGCCGTCGAAATCCGAGCTGCTGGTGATCGGGAGGTCGAAGCACGGACTGCCTCTGCCTAAAGGCGTCCGCGTTCTCGACCCGCCGGAGCTGACCGGTCCCGCTCTCTGGAGCTGGGCCGCGCGGCAGGCGAGGGGAGAGGTCCTGGTCTTCCTCGCGGCTCCGGTCGAGCCTGCGGAGGGCGGCTGGCTTGCGGAGCTGGCCAGTCATGCGGTGAGGCCGGAGGTGGGAGCCGTCGGGGCGCGGATCCTGGCTCCCGATGGAAGGGTGGAGGAAGCGGGAGTCGTAATTGGGCTGGAGGGGAGTGCGGGAGCCGCGTTCCGGGGAGGGAATGGGGAGTCGATCGGCTATTTCGGGCAATCGGTGCTGATCCGGAACCCGTCGGCGGTGAGCGCGGCCTGCCTGGCGACGCGCAGGGCGCTCTTCGCGGAGTGCGGAGGCTTCGATCCGGGCTATCGCCAGGGTCTTTGGGACATCGACTACTGCCTGCGGCTCCGGCAGAAGGGCTACCGGGTCGTCTTTACGCCCTATGCGGAGCTCGTGCGGAGGGAGGAGCCCCCGGAAGTCCTTGCGGAGGACCGGGAGCGCTTCCGGGAGAGGTGGAGGGAGTGGATCGAGCGCGATCCGGCCTACAATCCCAACCTGAGCTTGGAGAGCGGGGGCTACGGCCTGGCCTGGCCGCCGCGGATCCGGCGGCCCTGGAGGCAGTGAGCGGTGGGGAAGGGCTGCGGGGCGGAGGCAGGCATCCTCAGCTCTTGGTCTTGGCGGCCCGCTCGATTCCGGAGCGGATCAGGTCGGCCGCCTCGGTGGGCTCGGCCCAGCGCAGGAGCTTCACCCACTTGTCCTCTTCGAGATCCTTGTAGTGCTGGAAGAAGTGGGCGACCGTCTTGAGGAAGATCTCCGGCAGGTCCCGATAGCTTGCGACGCGCGCATAGAAGGGATGGAGCTTGTCGATGGGAACGGCGATGATCTTCTCGTCGATCCCATGCTCGTCCTCCATGAGCAGGGCACCGATCGGGCGGGCGGGAATGACGACACCCGGGGAGACCGCGGCATGGGAGACGACCATGCAGTCGAGCGGATCCCCATCCTCCGAAAGCGTGTGGGGGATGAAGCCGTAGTTGGCCGGGTAGAACATGGCCGTGTGGAGGAAGCGATCGACGAACATCGCACCAGATTTCTTGTCGATCTCATATTTGACCGGCGTGCCTCCTTGCGGGATCTCGATGATGGCGTTGATCTCGTGGGGAGGATTGGCACCGATCGGGATGCGGGAGATATCCATGGGGACCTTATGCTGTTATCCTTTTCTGGAGAGGGCGAACTCCATTGGGTTCGGCCTTGGTTGGCGGGCTATTGTTCATAGATCGGCCGCGATGTCGAGCGCGGCGACACCATCCGCTCCCTTCGCGTACACCCCCGGATTGCCTTTTCTGTCCAGAGCGAGGACAATCTCTTCCCAGGCAAGGACGATGCTCCAGCGCAGCGAAGCCGTTCCTCGGTTGACCGTTGGCGACCTCCCTTCCCCGCTTCGGGAAGGGCTCCACCGGCTGGCGGCGCGGTTCCGGCTCCGGGGCATTCGCCTGGTCGTTTTCGGCTCCTTTGCCCGGGGAGAGGCGCGTCCCTGGTCCGATCTCGATCTTGGGTTCTTGTGGGAGGGAGCGAGGCGGCCGGAAGAGGAAGCGGAGCTCTTCCGCGCGGTTGCAGAGCTTCCGACGATCCGCCGGATCGATCTGGTGGATCTGGGAGCGGCGGGCGAAACCTTGCAGAGGGAAGCCGCAAGGGAAGGGATTCCGCTCTGAGGGCTCCCGAGGAAAGCGGGCGGGAAGAGAAGCGGCTCGCGGAGCTGGAGAAGGCGCTTGCCCGTTGGAAGGAAGCGCTATCGGCTCCTCCCAAGCGAAATGGCTCGGGATTCGGCGATTCTTCGCTTCGCGCTCGCCTACGAGCTGGGGTGGAAGGCGGTGGCCGCAATGGCCCGACGGGCGGGGTTGGAGGCGCCCGGCCCGCGGGCGGCGTTCGAGGCCGCGTTCTCGCTCGGCTGGACATTTGACGAGGAGCTCTGGGAGCGGATCCTGCGGGCGAGGAGCTCTATCGGCAGCTCCCGGAGCTCTGGGAGGGATTCGCGGAGCTTTGCGCCTTCCTCGGTGCGCACGACATGGTGCGGCGTTGCGTTGGTCTGCGGAAAGGCGGCAGAATGGCAAGGTCGTATGGGCAAGCAAGAACCTCTGGCTGCTGGCCTCGGGCCGGGACGGCGGGAAGAAGCGGACGCGGAGCTCAACGCCTCCCTGCGCAACCTCGCCGGCCGCTATGGAGAAGTCGTGCGCCAGCGGCTGGGGGAGGCGCTCGTTTCGGTGGTCCTCTTTGGTTCCGTCGCCCGCGGAGAGGCGAACCGCAATTCGGACATCGACCTTTTGCTGGTCATCGAGGGGCTTCCGCAGGGCCGGTTCGCCCGGATGGCTCAGCTCGAGGGGATTGCGGAGGAGCTCGAAGAAGAGCGGGAAGGGTTTTGGCGGCGGGGAGCCTACACCGATTTTAGCGTGCTCGCGTTGACTCCGGCGGAGGCACGCAAGACGCGGCCGATCTACCTGGATATGGTCGAGGATGGGATCCTGCTCTGGGACCGGGAAGGATTCTTTGCGGGAGTTCTTGACCAGCTGCGTGAGCGGCTGAAGGCGCTCGGCTCCCAGCGGCTACGGAAGGGGCGGACGCGCTATTGGGTGCTCGCGCCGACGATCCGGCCGGGGGAAACGGTGGAACTGTGAGCGGGAGGAAATCGCCAGGAGCCACATTGGGCTGGCGGCGGAAATCCTGAGAGAAGCCCGCTCTCTCGGCGGGAGGAGGCTCTGGCATCTGGCCGTGCGCCGCGCGCAGGAGGCGGTCGAGCTGGCGCTCAAGGGAGCCCTACGGCTTGCGGGTGTGGAAGTGCCTCATGTCCACGATGTGGGAATCTTCTTGAAGGAAGCGGATGGTCGATTCCCCGAGAGTTTTGCCCAGGAGATCGAGCGGCTTGCTTCGATCTCCCGGCGGCTTCGGGCCGAGCGGGAGTCGTCCGGCTGTCCCTTCCCGCTCGGGCAGGCCAACGGCTGGCTAGCGGCTGCTCTCACGGTCCGCCCAGAGCACTGCCGCTTCGTAACGCGCGAAGATCGGATCCGCGCTCAAGAGCGTGAGCTTTTCCCGAAGGGCCTGGGCAACGAGCATCCGGTCGAAAGGATCCCTGTGGTGCGGGGGCAGGCTGCCAGCGAGCAGCGCGTGCTCATGCTCAATGGAGAGGGGACGAAGCTTCTCTCGGCCCATCCGTTCCGCGAGATAGGCCGAGGGCGGCGAGGGGAGCCGGAGCTTTCCGATCGCGATCTTGATCGAGATTTCCCAAGCGCTTGCGGCGGAGAGGTAGAGCGCGTGGGCCGGATCGAGGAGAAGATCCCTCACCTGCGGATTCAAGCGTTCCGGCTCGGCTTCCATCCAGAGCCAGCATTGGGTGTCCAGGAGGATCTTCATGGCTCGAAGGCCCGAAGGACCTCCTCGGGGAGAGGGGCGTCGAAATCGGGGGCGATCCAAATCCTGCCCTTGTCGAGCCCGAGGCGGCGCGGGGCGTGATCGATGTCCAAGGGGACGATCTTGGCGATCGGAACTTTGCCCCGCAGGACGAGAACCTCTTCGCCCCCCGCTACTTTTCGCAATAGCCGAGAGAGGTGGGTCTTTGCTTCATGGACGGTCACGGTCTGCATGGGACTGATATGACTAAGTGCCATGACTTAGTCAATGATCTATTCTCCGTTACGCTCAAAGGAATGGTGTGTTCGAGAACGCTCTCTCCCGCCCAAGTACGGAAACGGGTGCGCTCCGCCTGGGGCGAGCAGCATTGCCCGCGCAGAGCGCGTTTGCCAGGATCGTCGTGCTCGCGCTAGAATAGTAACTCAACGAATCAACCAAGGAGAACGCAATGGCAATGGGGACGGAAGACAAGGCGCAGGCGGCAAAGACAAACCTGGTTCCAGTCGATCCGCGCGTTGCGGCATTCCTCTCCGGACCCAAGCGGCTCCTGATTGGAGGGAAGTGGGTCGAGGCGGCATCGGGGAAGACCTTCGCCACGGTCAACCCGGCGACCGAGGAGAGGCTCGCCGAGGTCGCCGAGGCGGATGCGGAGGATGTGAACCGGGCCGTGCGGGCCGCGCGGGCCGCCTTCGAGAGGGGGCCGTGGGCGAGGATGGCGCCCGCGGAACGGGCGAAGCTGCTCTGGAAGCTTGCGGACCGGATGGAGGAGCATCTGGAGGAGCTGGCGCAGCTCGAGTCGCTCGACAACGGGAAGCCCTTGACGGTCGCGCGGGTCGCCGATCTGCCGCTGGCGATCGATCTCTTCCGGTATATGGCGGGATGGGCGACCAAGATCGAGGGGAATACGATTCCTTTGGGGCTGGCCGAGCCCGGGAGCTACCTGGCCTACACGGTCCGGGAGCCGGTGGGGGTCGTGGGGCAGATCATCCCCTGGAACTTCCCGCTGCTGATGGCGGCCTGGAAGCTGGGTCCGGCGCTCGCCTGCGGCTGCACGATCGTGCTCAAGCCGGCGGAGCAGACGCCTCTTTCGGCCTTGCGATTGGGCGAGCTGATCGAGGAAGTGGGCTTTCCCGAGGGGGTCGTCAACATCCTGACCGGGTTCGGGGAGACGGCGGGAGCGGCCTTGGCCGCCCACCCCGATGTCGACAAGGTCGCCTTCACGGGGTCGACCGAGGTGGGGAAATCCATTGTCGGAGCGGCTGCGGGGAATCTCAAGAAGCTGAGCCTCGAGCTGGGGGGGAAGTCACCCAACATCATCTTTGCCGACGCCAACCTCGAGGAAGCGGTGGCTGGGGCCGCGATGGCGATCTTCTTCAATCATGGGCAGTGCTGCTGCGCGGGGAGCCGGCTCTACGTGGAGGCGCCGGTGGCGGACGAGGTGGCCGAGCGGATCGCCCAGGAGGCCCAGAAGATCCGGGTCGGTCCCGGGATGGCGCTCGACACCGAGATGGGGCCGCTCGTCTCCCAGGAGCAGTACGACCGGGTCTGGGGGTACATCCGGAGCGGGACCGAGGAGGGAGCCAAGGCCAAGGCGGCGGACTTGGGCTTCGGAGGGAGGGGCTACTTCGTGCCTCCGACGCTCTTCACCGACGTTCGGCCGGAGATGAAGATCGTGCGGGAGGAGATCTTCGGGCCGGTCGTCTGTGCGAGCTCCTTTGCGACGGAGGAAGAGATCCCGGCAGTGGCCAACGCGACGATCTACGGGTTGGCGGCGGGCATCTGGACCCGGGATGTCGGCAAGGCCCACCGGCTGGCGAGCCGGCTGCGGGCGGGGACGGTCTGGATCAACTGCTACAATGTCTTCGATGCCGCCCTTCCGTTCGGAGGGTACAAGCAGTCGGGCTGGGGCCGGGAGATGGGCCACGCGGTGCTGGAAAGCTACACCGAGCTCAAGTCGGTCTGCGTGCGGATGAGCCCGAGCGAGCGGAGCGCTTAGGGCGCCGCCGGGGCTCTTTCGCGGGCGAGGACCGTGAAGTGGATCTCGACCTGATCCTTGATTCGCACGGTGCCCGCGGCGAACCGGATCGGCTCGATGCCAAAGTCGCTCTGGCGCACCTTGGCGGTTCCGGCGGCGCGGATCGCCCCGGGGGCAGGGGTGATGCGGACGGGGAAGCAGATCCGCCTGACGGTGCCGTGCAGGGCGAGGTCGCCGCTCAGGAGGATTTGGGGCGCCGTCGGGGCCGGGGAGGCCCCGGTCGAGGTGAAATGGATCTCGGGGTAGCGGTCGACGTCGAGCACCCGTTTGCCCCGCATGGTCGACTGAACCTCCTTCCGCTCCTGGAGTGGATCCTCGGGATCGACGACGGTCAAGGAGCTGGCCGGCAAGCTCACATCGGCCTCGAGGGAGGGGACCGAGGAGGGGACGTAGTCGATCGTGCCGGTGAGCTTCCAGGAGACGATCTCGTGGTCATGGCCAAAAACGCCGAGCAGCCCACCGCGGATGACGAGCACCTCGACCTTGCTCCGGGCGGGGTCGACTTGGTAGACGGTGGCGGAGAGAGGGGAGAGGGGAAGCAGGAGGAGCCCGAGGAAAAGCGGGGAGAGTCGCCAAGGGAAGCGCATGCGGGGAGCCGGACGGGTAGTGGAGAGCATGCGGCTTTCCCGCAGGCTTGGAAAGCGCCTTTTCCCGCCTGAGCCTCTTTTCGCTCAGGGGAGGGAGCCATTGCCCGCCGCGTTCTGGCGAAAGGAGCGGAAGAAGCCTTCCGCACGGGACATCCAGGGCTTGCTCAGCCGCTTGATCCGGGCGGCCTGGGAGTAGGAGAGGCCGAGCCGGAGCATCCGCCGGTCCCGCGCGGGGAGGACCGGCCAGATCCAC from Methylacidimicrobium sp. B4 includes these protein-coding regions:
- a CDS encoding ShlB/FhaC/HecB family hemolysin secretion/activation protein; the encoded protein is MILLLPLLLALLEEPTAFYSAPEKQEVVPYDQASLAAKPVVVESGGIRYVVTGNTLLSEGKIADTLRGAKGPEDAVSRLKAVYQRAGYFLVTIRAVGREKRVELEVIEGKITEARVVPSLRWFYGGLTNRPSVKTSDVIRRTANAEAYAARQQERPKVNFEPGTDFASSVMEVETRPIESFAPNPLNQANPWNASVGFGNYGNRFSARYMSDAAVAYRPGYGLELTGGFTNGWDGLNPYTEGGMFQMENGGLSWATPWGVYGVTFANMQSAFGEVTAPLYPEVAMQSWQIYGQQTVYASESFRWTMNERLTSMNFIEDVFQGAIRLLSQDYGTAQLGTTLSQSFRTLGLPAQVTGTVYGVRGTQLGAFSGVQGAPLEGPGVPTANFTYYRGNFSYAQTLPEGMQLVLTGYGQISENSLPIMEYFVLGGMGNLAAWYPGVLYGDTGYITRAALSAPPVEAWGFRIAGQFFAETGGSRFTYTPGPGPAWHYLTDVGLGLDMVHRYGTTISAMAALPLDASMIGPTDNPHGYFAGGRVAVLFVLRQNF
- a CDS encoding peptidyl-prolyl cis-trans isomerase; the encoded protein is MASRVTISGKGRMVSQGRSRGRIRVLLLVLLSASGLALAARAQSSDPVVASVNGVEIRQSEVRKALSGAGIANPTPEAERSAINALIQQELLVQEAYKSELEKSAEVKAAVAEATRKILANAALQQQLGRRKLADEELRRRYERAIATLPRREYRLRHIVTETRSEAAVVLDRLQKGVNFSILARGSLDKATADRGGEVGWQSAQTLPTSALALVEKLQLGQIGGPILSGAGWEVIQLLELRPVKVPSFAEAKPQLQQQLQQETAQQLVQQLAAGAQIEAFLAPPPGEPVAATAH
- a CDS encoding glycosyltransferase family A protein, which translates into the protein MTPPSPLVTIAIPAYNAGPWIVPAIESARAQSGPQTEILVLDDGSSDGTPDRIAAFGDRIRLLQARTGRSSLARQELLQEASGEWIQWLDHDDYLLPEKIATQIAEAGSLADADVLFSPYLLERWSQGRVASRLLQPIDDPQDLPRTWLSSQFPQNGALLWRRAKLLALGGWKNLPTDYYDDYQIYWRAIRAGLRFRYTPTPGAVYRVCHLESLTSSNIPEALRWRAQMVQDATRELQLLGEWTRPRQAAAQGEYARILRVLDRLAPELVEPLSQEAHSLDLWSERALVEAAEPHVRWLVRFLGFRRACRVRRLLRSLERALRTARKGVFPPRAGCASGDSPSR
- a CDS encoding glycosyltransferase, with amino-acid sequence MEKVSAANQIPAITPSSMELVSIAILSPANGEEAGRLIEEARSQSWGKKEILVVDAPEGLLPRARGEWIQWLREGERLSPTKIEEQLAQAGKLPRGDLLASPYRLGGGEGALALDPRREPLSYVARLGRAFPFVGPLLWSRAALRAFLRQKQAPPSRMRIGLGERPGCDCPGVEREPTRAEWSRVLAWALALAAAAQEEGAGRRLSPEGERLLSLLEEVDASLVPKPRNLLAQARHQANATREGLRQMEAGFRRGRRQLLHRIGLRKRPGTAGRAGPEAEAYAAWLAAYQALDEADREEIRKEIGRFPRKPLLSVLLPVFNTPERWLQRAIDSIREQLYPHWELCLADDGSTLPHIRPLLERNREGDPRIRVVFREESGGIAAASNSALALARGEWIVLVDHDDELPEEAFFLVAREILRDPEIRLLYSDEDKIDEAGRPFHPCFKPDFSYDLLLSENCINHLGVYQAELFHSLGGFRSGFDGSQDYDLALRFVEKLEARQIRHIPRVLYHWRAIETSGAAREEAKPYAYEAARKAIRDHLERLGESAEVLSTRIPWGHRVRRRVPGDLSVSLLLGSGSDEEGLWKAIGALRGEAEPSKSELLVIGRSKHGLPLPKGVRVLDPPELTGPALWSWAARQARGEVLVFLAAPVEPAEGGWLAELASHAVRPEVGAVGARILAPDGRVEEAGVVIGLEGSAGAAFRGGNGESIGYFGQSVLIRNPSAVSAACLATRRALFAECGGFDPGYRQGLWDIDYCLRLRQKGYRVVFTPYAELVRREEPPEVLAEDRERFRERWREWIERDPAYNPNLSLESGGYGLAWPPRIRRPWRQ
- the ppa gene encoding inorganic diphosphatase translates to MDISRIPIGANPPHEINAIIEIPQGGTPVKYEIDKKSGAMFVDRFLHTAMFYPANYGFIPHTLSEDGDPLDCMVVSHAAVSPGVVIPARPIGALLMEDEHGIDEKIIAVPIDKLHPFYARVASYRDLPEIFLKTVAHFFQHYKDLEEDKWVKLLRWAEPTEAADLIRSGIERAAKTKS
- a CDS encoding nucleotidyltransferase domain-containing protein, which encodes MLQRSEAVPRLTVGDLPSPLREGLHRLAARFRLRGIRLVVFGSFARGEARPWSDLDLGFLWEGARRPEEEAELFRAVAELPTIRRIDLVDLGAAGETLQREAAREGIPL
- a CDS encoding nucleotidyltransferase domain-containing protein, producing the protein MARDSAILRFALAYELGWKAVAAMARRAGLEAPGPRAAFEAAFSLGWTFDEELWERILRARSSIGSSRSSGRDSRSFAPSSVRTTWCGVALVCGKAAEWQGRMGKQEPLAAGLGPGRREEADAELNASLRNLAGRYGEVVRQRLGEALVSVVLFGSVARGEANRNSDIDLLLVIEGLPQGRFARMAQLEGIAEELEEEREGFWRRGAYTDFSVLALTPAEARKTRPIYLDMVEDGILLWDREGFFAGVLDQLRERLKALGSQRLRKGRTRYWVLAPTIRPGETVEL
- a CDS encoding type II toxin-antitoxin system VapC family toxin — encoded protein: MKILLDTQCWLWMEAEPERLNPQVRDLLLDPAHALYLSAASAWEISIKIAIGKLRLPSPPSAYLAERMGREKLRPLSIEHEHALLAGSLPPHHRDPFDRMLVAQALREKLTLLSADPIFARYEAAVLWADRESSR
- a CDS encoding type II toxin-antitoxin system Phd/YefM family antitoxin, which encodes MALSHISPMQTVTVHEAKTHLSRLLRKVAGGEEVLVLRGKVPIAKIVPLDIDHAPRRLGLDKGRIWIAPDFDAPLPEEVLRAFEP
- a CDS encoding aldehyde dehydrogenase family protein — translated: MAMGTEDKAQAAKTNLVPVDPRVAAFLSGPKRLLIGGKWVEAASGKTFATVNPATEERLAEVAEADAEDVNRAVRAARAAFERGPWARMAPAERAKLLWKLADRMEEHLEELAQLESLDNGKPLTVARVADLPLAIDLFRYMAGWATKIEGNTIPLGLAEPGSYLAYTVREPVGVVGQIIPWNFPLLMAAWKLGPALACGCTIVLKPAEQTPLSALRLGELIEEVGFPEGVVNILTGFGETAGAALAAHPDVDKVAFTGSTEVGKSIVGAAAGNLKKLSLELGGKSPNIIFADANLEEAVAGAAMAIFFNHGQCCCAGSRLYVEAPVADEVAERIAQEAQKIRVGPGMALDTEMGPLVSQEQYDRVWGYIRSGTEEGAKAKAADLGFGGRGYFVPPTLFTDVRPEMKIVREEIFGPVVCASSFATEEEIPAVANATIYGLAAGIWTRDVGKAHRLASRLRAGTVWINCYNVFDAALPFGGYKQSGWGREMGHAVLESYTELKSVCVRMSPSERSA
- a CDS encoding YceI family protein — encoded protein: MLSTTRPAPRMRFPWRLSPLFLGLLLLPLSPLSATVYQVDPARSKVEVLVIRGGLLGVFGHDHEIVSWKLTGTIDYVPSSVPSLEADVSLPASSLTVVDPEDPLQERKEVQSTMRGKRVLDVDRYPEIHFTSTGASPAPTAPQILLSGDLALHGTVRRICFPVRITPAPGAIRAAGTAKVRQSDFGIEPIRFAAGTVRIKDQVEIHFTVLARERAPAAP